One window of Silurus meridionalis isolate SWU-2019-XX chromosome 9, ASM1480568v1, whole genome shotgun sequence genomic DNA carries:
- the mapk8ip1b gene encoding C-Jun-amino-terminal kinase-interacting protein 1 isoform X3: MNGKKGRRKKEMAEREKRKSPTPAQSSRAAQPRAAAAAAFRLTHDISLDEFEDEDLSEITEITDERGLSLNCNGFDIKGHVVRPSSSVTRRVEPGAAGHVCSETLPLEMINGAEGTHAGDTHATSTRSKDTYTMDTYRPKRPTTLNLFPQVPRTQDTLNNNSFGKKYSWQEKVSHSTSGDLASREHICLSDEDKIKTETKDCGTSTDIPTKHPAPPRQATTCVAPPTKACEQSGHRDRIRYHTDVCVEATEEIYLTPDRSARMSVIADGEAPPPYHPPLYEKAKSAIMDEEEEEPPPSYASCVAASASLGLRSRRTRNSRGSAELRRRGRKLEEVEDEDEEDTRISSNGLSYDSVKYTLVVDEDAQLELVSLKECFHSYSDDSDSATVYDNCVSSPYGEEFEEEEVDVNEVHTARGARRGGARREATACLSEESTPDADVPFSKKFLNVFMNGRSRSSSSESFGLFSCIVNGEERDQSHRAVYRFIPRHEDELEIEVDDPLLVEVQAEDFWYEGYNMRTGARGIFPAYYAMEVTKEPEKIKKSEKCRLAGEVQPEIPRLGPSALPQRQ, encoded by the exons gTTGACCCATGACATAAGTTTAGATGAATTTGAGGACGAGGATCTGTCAGAAATCACAGAGATCACGGATGAGCGAGGCCTCAGCCTTAACTGCAATGGATTCGACATCAAG GGTCATGTGGTGCGGCCGTCCAGTAGCGTTACACGGAGGGTGGAGCCAGGCGCAGCGGGGCATGTCTGCTCAGAGACGCTTCCCTTGGAGATGATCAACGGAGCAGAAGGAACCCACGCTGGAGACACACACGCTACGAGCACACGATCTAAGGATACATACACCATGGATACGTACCGGCCCAAACGGCCCACTACACTCAACCTGTTCCCACAGGTGCCCCGCACACAG GACACACTGAACAACAACTCGTTTGGAAAGAAGTACAGCTGGCAGGAGAAAGTCTCACACTCGACCTCAG GCGATCTGGCATCCCGTGAGCACATCTGTCTGAGCGATgaggataaaataaaaactgaaaccAAAGACTGCGGCACGTCTACAGACATACCCACAAAACATCCAGCCCCTCCCAGACAGGCTACTACATGTGTTGCCCCACCTACCAAAGCGTGTGAGCAGTCAGGGCATCGTGACCGCATTCGATATCACACGGATGTGTGCGTAGAAGCTACTGAGGAGATTTACCTGACTCCTGATAGATCAGCCCGCATGTCGGTCATCGCTGACGGTGAGGCTCCTCCTCCATATCATCCTCCGCTGTATGAAAAGGCGAAATCAGCCATCatggatgaggaagaggaggagcctCCGCCATCATACGCCTCCTGTGTGGCAGCTTCTGCATCACTTGGTCTCAGGAGCAGGAGAACTAGAAACAGCAGAGGAAGTGCAGAGCtcaggaggagaggaaggaaGTTAGAAGAagtggaggatgaagacgaAGAGGATACGAGGATTTCTTCAAACGGACTGTCGTACGATTCAGTTAAATACACTCTTGTGGTTGACGAAGATGCACAGCTAGAGCTCGTGAGCCTGAAAGAGTGCTTTCACAGCTACAGTGATGACAGCGACTCAGCCACGGTCTACGATAACTGCGTCTCATCACCATACGGTGAGGAATTTGAGGAAGAGGAAGTGGATGTAAATGAAGTACACACTGCCAGAGGGGCAAGAAGGGGCGGGGCCAGGCGGGAAGCCACTGCTTGCTTATCAGAAGAATCCACACCCGATGCAGATGTTCCATTTTCCAAAAAGTTCCTTAATGTTTTTATGAATGGGCGATCCCGCTCTTCCA GTTCAGagtcatttggtttgttttccTGCATTGTAAATGGAGAAGAGAGAGATCAGAGTCATCGGGCAGTGTACAG GTTTATCCCTCGGCATGAGGATGAGCTGGAGATAGAAGTGGATGATCCTTTACTAGTGGAGGTTCAGGCAGAGGATTTCTGGTACGAAGGCTACAACATGCGCACCGGAGCCCGAGGGATATTTCCTGCATACTACGCCATGGAAGTGACCAAGGAGCCCGAGAAGATTAAAAAa AGTGAGAAGTGCAGACTGGCTGGAGAGGTACAGCCTGAAATTCCTCGGCTCGGTCCAAGTGCCCTACCACAAAGGCAATGA